The following are encoded together in the Bradymonas sediminis genome:
- a CDS encoding RNA polymerase sigma factor has protein sequence MSSEEINISDQERRELTDEELVILAQGGDYAAYEEIVLRYQDKAFRLAYSLTKNDAEAQDVVQEAFLNMYRKLDSFQGDSQFGSWMYRVVVNAGLMRLRKRRRLSEVPVDDEGLNLPEDDYYGGSAPQWRVRADEAVQNRELRQKIIEAVDELPPKYQSVFVLKEVEGLKLSEIAEVLDLSVGGVKSRLHRARLHLRATLGPYLS, from the coding sequence ATGAGCAGTGAAGAGATAAATATTTCCGACCAAGAACGGCGCGAATTAACCGACGAAGAGCTCGTCATACTTGCTCAGGGGGGCGATTATGCGGCCTATGAGGAGATCGTGCTTCGGTATCAGGATAAGGCGTTCCGCCTCGCCTATAGTCTGACGAAAAACGACGCCGAGGCCCAGGACGTGGTGCAGGAAGCCTTCCTGAATATGTACCGCAAATTGGACTCGTTTCAGGGGGATTCGCAATTCGGCAGTTGGATGTACCGCGTGGTCGTCAACGCCGGCTTGATGCGCCTGCGCAAGCGGCGCCGCCTCAGCGAGGTGCCGGTGGACGATGAGGGCTTGAATCTGCCGGAAGATGATTATTACGGCGGCTCCGCGCCCCAGTGGCGTGTGCGCGCCGATGAGGCGGTGCAGAATCGCGAGCTGCGCCAGAAGATCATCGAGGCGGTGGATGAGTTGCCACCGAAATACCAGTCAGTTTTTGTGCTCAAAGAGGTCGAGGGGCTTAAGCTCAGCGAAATCGCCGAGGTCCTGGACCTGTCGGTGGGTGGTGTGAAGAGCCGGCTGCACCGCGCGCGCCTTCATCTTCGGGCCACGCTCGGGCCGTATCTGAGCTGA
- the dnaJ gene encoding molecular chaperone DnaJ, which produces MNCDYYQMLGVARDATHAQIKRAYRALALQCHPDRNCECPEAETRFKQAAEAYEVLSDRTRRALYDQYGRAGVKMKGPSPADINDIFSEFGDIFGDIFGFGSCSGQSKSGARGEDLRFDLSLSFEEAAFGTSKVIEIPRREECDACEGSGAEPGTTSVICPSCKGLGQIQHRQGLFTLSSSCAACEGSGERVHEACAACTGAGFIADVREVTVKIPAGVGTDTKLRLRGEGKAGFGDAPAGDLFVVLHVEPSAHFERQGANLVYQAEISFIDAALGCQIEVPTLDEPVTVTFPPGTQYGDRQTLKNLGIAQIGSDRRGDLIISARLKTPDTLNDKQRRLLEEFVKAGSEHAGEVGAETSSARARLSDQTA; this is translated from the coding sequence ATGAATTGTGATTATTACCAAATGCTGGGCGTTGCGCGCGACGCGACTCACGCGCAGATCAAACGCGCCTATCGAGCGCTTGCCCTGCAATGCCACCCGGATCGCAATTGCGAATGCCCGGAGGCTGAGACACGCTTTAAGCAGGCGGCCGAGGCCTACGAGGTCCTGTCGGACCGCACTCGACGCGCGCTCTACGACCAATACGGCCGCGCGGGCGTAAAAATGAAAGGCCCCAGCCCAGCCGATATCAACGATATCTTCTCGGAGTTCGGCGATATCTTTGGGGATATCTTCGGGTTTGGAAGCTGCTCGGGTCAGTCGAAGAGCGGCGCGCGCGGCGAAGACCTGCGCTTCGACCTATCGCTAAGCTTTGAAGAGGCCGCGTTCGGAACCTCCAAGGTCATTGAGATTCCACGGCGCGAGGAGTGTGACGCCTGTGAGGGAAGCGGCGCCGAGCCCGGTACAACCTCGGTCATCTGTCCAAGCTGCAAGGGCTTGGGCCAGATCCAGCACCGCCAGGGCCTCTTCACCCTCTCGTCGAGCTGCGCGGCCTGCGAAGGCAGCGGGGAGCGCGTTCACGAAGCCTGCGCAGCCTGCACGGGCGCCGGATTTATCGCAGATGTGCGCGAAGTTACCGTGAAGATTCCCGCTGGCGTCGGCACCGACACCAAACTTCGCCTGCGCGGCGAGGGCAAAGCAGGCTTTGGTGACGCCCCCGCCGGCGACCTCTTCGTGGTCCTGCATGTCGAGCCCAGCGCGCATTTCGAGCGCCAGGGCGCAAACCTTGTCTACCAGGCCGAAATCTCCTTTATCGACGCCGCCCTTGGCTGCCAGATCGAAGTCCCGACCCTGGACGAGCCCGTCACGGTGACCTTTCCTCCGGGGACCCAATACGGCGACCGCCAAACCCTTAAAAATCTCGGCATCGCCCAGATCGGCAGCGACCGCCGCGGCGACCTGATAATTTCCGCGCGCCTCAAAACCCCCGACACCCTCAACGATAAACAACGGCGACTGCTCGAAGAGTTTGTCAAAGCCGGCAGCGAGCACGCCGGTGAAGTTGGCGCGGAAACCTCCAGCGCGCGCGCGCGCCTCTCGGACCAGACCGCCTAA
- a CDS encoding 4Fe-4S dicluster domain-containing protein — translation MRQQGALNWLKHDLTHRGPTAWALSSALLAFYIVLYWTDWLNPVAEALHLGQKWTLYGLLYTLAITVGGIHVIRKYRHNAYQVVRTMVVIFVQATLAFSIPLILKFFGQPEVYLSYLWPLKIEYFYPSTIASWPLPFIIWSVAGSLLMVPVLAVFFGKRWYCSWVCGCGGLANTAGDPWRHLSSKSSRAWAIEKYSVHITMVISFIVTAAVIASYIWGDVNPQLRHHAGQMQTWYGFVVVMILSGAVGVGLYPIGGTRIWCRYFCPMAAVLGLVQKTGKFRITVKDDMCISCGLCSTYCEMGIDVRAYAQRNEDFTRAACVGCGICEEVCPRGVLHLENSSVKLNLGGIHSPTASAASTNALSIHHPTATSNQTPTDAAPELTLRSLSEQTWKGPAL, via the coding sequence ATGAGACAACAAGGCGCGCTAAACTGGTTAAAACACGATCTCACCCACCGCGGCCCGACCGCCTGGGCCCTGTCGAGCGCCCTGCTCGCCTTTTATATCGTGCTCTACTGGACCGACTGGCTCAACCCGGTGGCGGAGGCGCTGCACCTGGGGCAAAAATGGACGCTCTACGGGCTACTCTACACCCTGGCGATCACGGTCGGGGGCATCCATGTGATCCGCAAATACCGCCACAACGCCTACCAGGTGGTGCGCACGATGGTGGTGATCTTCGTGCAGGCGACCCTGGCGTTCTCGATCCCGCTTATACTTAAATTCTTCGGCCAGCCCGAGGTCTACCTGAGCTATTTGTGGCCGCTGAAGATCGAGTATTTCTACCCCTCGACCATCGCCAGCTGGCCGCTGCCATTTATTATCTGGAGCGTGGCCGGCTCGCTGCTGATGGTGCCGGTGCTGGCGGTGTTCTTCGGCAAGCGCTGGTATTGCTCCTGGGTCTGCGGCTGCGGCGGGTTGGCCAACACCGCCGGCGACCCGTGGCGCCACCTGTCAAGCAAATCAAGCCGCGCCTGGGCCATCGAGAAATACTCGGTCCATATCACGATGGTCATCTCGTTTATCGTCACCGCGGCGGTCATCGCCAGCTATATCTGGGGGGACGTGAACCCCCAGCTGCGCCACCACGCCGGGCAGATGCAGACCTGGTACGGCTTCGTGGTGGTGATGATCCTGTCGGGCGCGGTCGGCGTGGGGCTCTACCCCATCGGCGGAACGCGCATCTGGTGCCGCTATTTTTGCCCCATGGCCGCGGTGCTCGGGCTGGTGCAGAAGACGGGCAAATTCCGCATCACCGTTAAAGACGATATGTGCATCTCCTGCGGGCTCTGCTCGACCTATTGCGAGATGGGCATCGACGTGCGCGCCTACGCCCAGCGCAACGAGGACTTCACCCGCGCGGCCTGCGTGGGCTGCGGGATCTGCGAGGAGGTCTGCCCGCGCGGGGTGCTTCACCTTGAAAACTCGTCGGTCAAACTCAACCTGGGCGGCATCCATTCGCCCACGGCCTCGGCGGCAAGCACCAACGCACTGTCGATTCACCACCCGACCGCGACCTCCAACCAAACCCCAACAGACGCCGCGCCCGAGCTCACCCTTCGCAGCCTGAGCGAGCAGACCTGGAAGGGCCCGGCCCTCTAA
- a CDS encoding glutathione peroxidase, translating to MTKIDYQTEIETIGGEPKTLADYQGKVLLIVNTASKCGLTPQFEGLEALWQDYQDKGLVVLGFPCNQFGGQDPGENAEIAEFCQVNYGVSFPMHARIEVNGKQAHPLFQTLKKAAPGLLGTKKIKWNFTKFLVGRDGEIVQRFGPKETPESIRSAIEAHLT from the coding sequence ATGACAAAAATCGACTATCAGACCGAAATCGAGACCATCGGCGGCGAACCCAAAACCCTGGCGGACTACCAGGGGAAGGTTTTGCTTATCGTCAATACCGCCAGCAAATGCGGCCTGACGCCTCAATTCGAGGGGTTGGAAGCGCTGTGGCAGGACTATCAAGACAAGGGCCTGGTGGTCCTGGGCTTCCCGTGCAACCAATTTGGCGGCCAGGACCCGGGGGAGAACGCGGAGATCGCCGAATTCTGCCAGGTGAACTACGGGGTGAGCTTCCCGATGCACGCGCGTATCGAGGTCAACGGCAAGCAGGCGCATCCGTTGTTCCAGACGCTCAAAAAGGCGGCGCCCGGGCTGCTGGGGACCAAAAAGATAAAGTGGAATTTCACTAAATTTCTGGTCGGTCGAGACGGCGAGATCGTGCAGCGTTTCGGCCCGAAGGAAACGCCTGAGTCGATTCGCTCGGCCATTGAGGCGCACCTGACTTAA
- a CDS encoding NAD(P)/FAD-dependent oxidoreductase codes for MHFIIVGNGVAGIQAALTLRERLPDPATTHITIISDESDYFISRTALMYAYTEKLQRRDLEPYERRLYRDKHLTLRRARVVDLDADAKTVTLGDGESLAYDGLLLSVGAKPRSADFAGLDKVRDGLVNFVSLQDLDHCERLTPTTRRAVIVGGGLIGIELVECLRHHGVEVTFLVRSPWFWPAALGADEGEFIAAHMREHGVDLRLEEQVQEVKVDENGRVCAVRTESGEEIDCQMLGVAIGVTPNCEWLRAVKTPPALARGIRVDRAFRTSLPQVWAAGDCAEIDQDTGNTLVETIWYSAKRHGILAAQSMLGDPVRYETPVFFNSSKFFDIEFTTVGDLEDAPPGSTTLYRKMPERPISQRIVANAAGEVIGFNMLGSRFDHRILTRWIQEKRGLDWVRDNLEHAQFDVEFGRVPLQKMTETTDRPKE; via the coding sequence ATGCATTTCATCATTGTCGGCAATGGAGTCGCCGGAATTCAGGCGGCCCTCACGCTGCGAGAGCGCCTGCCAGACCCGGCGACGACTCATATTACCATCATTAGCGACGAGAGCGATTATTTTATTTCGCGCACCGCGCTGATGTACGCCTACACCGAAAAACTGCAGCGCCGCGACCTGGAACCCTACGAGCGGCGCCTCTACCGCGACAAGCACCTGACGCTGCGCCGCGCGCGGGTGGTCGACCTGGACGCCGACGCGAAGACGGTCACCCTCGGTGACGGCGAGTCGCTGGCATACGACGGACTCCTCTTAAGCGTCGGGGCGAAGCCGCGCAGCGCGGACTTCGCCGGCCTGGACAAGGTGCGCGACGGGCTGGTCAACTTTGTCTCTCTCCAGGATCTCGACCACTGCGAGCGCCTCACCCCGACGACCCGGCGCGCGGTCATCGTGGGCGGCGGGCTAATCGGCATCGAACTGGTCGAGTGCCTGCGCCACCACGGCGTCGAGGTCACGTTTTTGGTGCGCTCGCCCTGGTTCTGGCCGGCGGCCCTGGGCGCCGACGAGGGCGAATTTATCGCCGCGCATATGCGCGAGCACGGCGTCGACCTGCGGCTCGAAGAACAGGTGCAAGAGGTTAAGGTCGACGAGAACGGACGGGTGTGCGCGGTGCGCACCGAAAGCGGCGAAGAGATCGACTGTCAGATGCTCGGCGTCGCCATCGGCGTGACGCCCAATTGCGAGTGGCTGCGCGCGGTTAAGACGCCCCCCGCCCTGGCCCGCGGGATTCGGGTCGACCGGGCGTTTCGCACAAGCCTGCCCCAGGTGTGGGCGGCGGGGGATTGCGCCGAGATCGACCAGGACACGGGCAACACGCTCGTCGAAACCATCTGGTATTCGGCCAAGCGCCACGGCATCCTCGCCGCGCAGTCGATGCTCGGCGACCCGGTGCGCTACGAGACGCCGGTCTTTTTTAATAGCAGCAAATTCTTCGACATCGAGTTCACGACCGTGGGCGATCTCGAGGACGCCCCGCCCGGCTCAACGACCCTTTACCGCAAGATGCCCGAGCGCCCGATTAGCCAGCGCATCGTGGCCAACGCCGCGGGCGAGGTCATCGGCTTTAATATGCTCGGCTCGCGCTTTGACCACCGCATTCTCACCCGCTGGATTCAAGAGAAGCGCGGGCTCGACTGGGTGCGAGACAACCTCGAACACGCCCAATTCGACGTGGAATTTGGGCGCGTCCCGCTGCAAAAGATGACCGAGACCACCGACCGTCCGAAGGAATAA
- a CDS encoding response regulator, with protein MSNSPDEPLKTELLPGNGRDIPFATIVETINDGILLLRLDSTITYVNASMAAMIGFESEQMVGRSIFDFMSEHWANVARENLKRRGDGVAEMFDHCWEHKNGEEVWTLVSAKPMHDDAGVRWGSLVAIQDISERKDAERKLSAARDELEERVQERTLQLSEAVERLNEEVAERRAAEEQALEASRAKSAFLANMSHELRTPLNAVIGYSELIGEDLDLGINDLGSLPLESIRSDINKVHKAAKHLLVLINDILDLSKVEAGKMDLHLEPFDLAGLVEEVVDTMSPLVTENNNQIACTGEMGIELVADRTKLKQILLNLTGNAVKFTENGEITLHFVEESVGGRDGVRIDVVDTGMGIPDDEIDLMFEPFTQVDDSTTRRHGGTGLGLAICKRFCEMMGGFVHVESEVGVGTTVSVHLPSAAMRAGDEESVAFWSEEVAQHALSSHNNNEIGPMVLIIDDDPNVHELMRRFLKPRGFRLFSAFDGERGIELARELRPDVITLDVMMPGRDGWSVLSELKSDASLDEIPVVMVTMLDDKSIGYALGAADYLVKPIERERLVRVLSRFDRSRGGVALVVEDETEIREVIKRHLERAGWTVQTAANGRLALDALEVDCPDVVLLDLMMPEMDGFEVAEIMRMEPRWQKIPIVVVTAMDLDEADRSQLNRSVERIMDKNISSIEMVISEVLNIAGTALTKAPGVT; from the coding sequence ATGAGTAACTCACCCGACGAACCGTTGAAGACTGAGCTATTGCCTGGCAACGGCCGTGATATTCCCTTTGCGACGATTGTCGAGACCATCAACGACGGCATTCTTTTGCTGCGCTTGGATTCGACCATCACGTACGTGAACGCGAGCATGGCCGCGATGATTGGCTTCGAGTCCGAGCAGATGGTGGGGCGCTCGATTTTCGATTTTATGTCGGAGCATTGGGCCAACGTCGCGCGTGAGAATCTAAAGCGGCGCGGCGACGGGGTCGCCGAGATGTTCGACCATTGCTGGGAGCATAAAAACGGCGAGGAGGTCTGGACGTTGGTGTCCGCCAAGCCCATGCACGACGACGCAGGCGTGCGCTGGGGCTCGTTGGTGGCCATCCAGGACATTAGCGAGCGCAAGGACGCCGAGCGCAAGCTGAGCGCCGCGCGCGATGAGTTGGAGGAGCGGGTTCAGGAGCGCACGCTCCAGTTGTCCGAGGCGGTCGAGCGCTTGAATGAAGAGGTTGCGGAGCGGCGCGCCGCCGAGGAGCAGGCGCTGGAGGCGAGTCGGGCGAAGAGCGCTTTTTTGGCCAATATGAGCCACGAGTTGCGCACCCCGCTCAACGCGGTCATCGGCTATTCTGAGCTGATCGGCGAGGACCTCGACCTGGGGATCAACGACCTGGGGTCGCTGCCGCTGGAGAGTATTCGCAGCGATATCAACAAGGTTCATAAGGCGGCCAAGCACCTGCTGGTGCTCATCAACGATATCCTGGACCTCTCCAAGGTCGAGGCGGGCAAGATGGACCTGCACCTGGAGCCCTTTGACCTGGCCGGGTTGGTCGAAGAGGTCGTGGACACCATGAGCCCGCTGGTGACCGAGAATAATAACCAGATCGCGTGCACCGGTGAGATGGGGATCGAGCTTGTCGCGGACCGCACAAAGTTGAAGCAGATCTTGCTCAATTTGACCGGCAATGCGGTGAAGTTTACCGAGAATGGTGAGATTACGCTGCACTTCGTGGAGGAGTCCGTCGGCGGCCGCGATGGCGTGCGCATTGACGTCGTGGACACCGGCATGGGCATCCCGGACGACGAAATCGATCTGATGTTCGAACCCTTTACCCAGGTGGACGATTCGACCACGCGCCGCCACGGCGGCACCGGCCTGGGCCTGGCCATCTGCAAGCGCTTCTGTGAGATGATGGGCGGGTTCGTCCACGTCGAGAGCGAGGTCGGCGTCGGGACGACGGTCAGCGTGCATCTGCCCAGCGCGGCGATGCGCGCTGGGGACGAGGAATCGGTGGCTTTTTGGTCCGAAGAGGTCGCCCAGCACGCCTTGAGCAGCCACAATAATAATGAGATTGGCCCGATGGTCTTGATCATCGACGATGACCCCAATGTCCACGAGCTGATGCGCCGCTTCTTGAAGCCCCGCGGGTTCCGGCTGTTCTCGGCCTTCGACGGCGAGCGCGGCATCGAGCTTGCGCGCGAGCTTCGGCCCGATGTGATCACGCTGGACGTAATGATGCCGGGGCGCGACGGTTGGTCGGTGCTCTCCGAGCTGAAGTCCGACGCCTCCCTCGATGAGATTCCGGTGGTGATGGTCACGATGCTCGACGATAAGAGCATCGGCTACGCGCTCGGGGCGGCCGATTATCTGGTTAAGCCCATCGAGCGCGAGCGGCTGGTGCGGGTATTGTCGCGCTTTGACCGCTCGCGCGGGGGCGTGGCGTTGGTGGTCGAGGATGAGACCGAGATCCGCGAGGTCATCAAGCGCCACCTGGAGCGCGCCGGCTGGACGGTGCAAACCGCCGCCAACGGGCGCCTTGCCCTGGACGCGCTCGAGGTCGACTGCCCCGACGTGGTGCTGCTCGACTTGATGATGCCCGAGATGGACGGCTTCGAGGTCGCCGAGATCATGCGCATGGAGCCGCGCTGGCAGAAGATTCCCATCGTGGTGGTCACGGCGATGGACCTCGACGAGGCCGACCGAAGCCAGCTAAACCGCTCGGTTGAGCGGATTATGGACAAGAATATAAGCTCGATCGAGATGGTTATTTCTGAAGTGCTCAATATCGCGGGGACGGCTCTCACGAAAGCACCGGGAGTCACCTGA
- a CDS encoding cryptochrome/photolyase family protein, producing the protein MHWFRQDLRLEDNPSLVAAARAGRVLPVYILDDENAGNFRMGGASRWWLRRSLSALNASLGGTLNFYRGDAGEILDELCQRFGVQEVHWTRCYEPWRIARDTAIKKALTAAGISARSHAGALLFEPWSISKNSGGYYQIFSPFYKKLRAQDAPDEPVSKPALDGLLVEDPQALALDALELAPRVAWDTGLCARWEPGEASALDRLAAMVDAQFEDYAEGRDFPARDSVSRLSPHLHFGEVSPRQIWQATEPLEADPQVEAFRRQLCWREFSYSLLFHVPELPTENFRKSFDAFAWKNDPTQLARWQQGRTGFPLVDAGMRELWETGTMHNRVRMIAASFLVKNLQIDWRLGAAWFWDCLVDADLANNSASWQWVAGSGTDAAPYFRIFNPTSQAKKYDPDGRYIRRFIPELKSLPNKYLFNPCSAPESVLEAANVRLGKTYPRPMVDLKQSRQQALDAYQLTR; encoded by the coding sequence ATCCATTGGTTTCGCCAGGATTTACGCCTTGAGGATAACCCCTCGTTGGTGGCAGCGGCCCGCGCCGGGCGGGTCCTGCCGGTCTATATCCTCGACGATGAAAACGCCGGGAATTTTCGGATGGGCGGGGCGAGTCGCTGGTGGTTGCGGCGCTCGTTGAGCGCGCTCAATGCGTCATTGGGCGGCACGCTAAATTTCTACCGAGGCGACGCCGGCGAGATTCTCGACGAGCTTTGCCAGCGCTTTGGCGTCCAAGAGGTGCATTGGACGCGTTGCTATGAGCCGTGGCGTATCGCGCGGGACACGGCGATAAAAAAGGCGCTCACCGCCGCCGGCATATCCGCGCGAAGCCACGCGGGGGCGCTGTTATTCGAGCCCTGGAGCATCTCCAAAAACTCCGGCGGATATTACCAGATCTTCTCGCCATTTTATAAAAAGCTGCGCGCCCAGGACGCCCCCGACGAGCCCGTCTCGAAGCCGGCGCTCGACGGCCTGCTCGTCGAGGACCCGCAGGCGCTGGCGTTGGATGCGCTCGAGTTGGCGCCCCGGGTTGCCTGGGATACGGGGCTATGTGCCCGTTGGGAGCCCGGCGAAGCGTCGGCGCTGGACCGCCTGGCCGCGATGGTCGACGCTCAATTCGAAGACTACGCGGAAGGGCGAGATTTCCCTGCCCGGGACAGCGTCTCGCGCCTGTCGCCGCATCTTCACTTCGGTGAGGTGTCGCCGCGCCAAATCTGGCAGGCCACCGAGCCCCTTGAGGCCGACCCGCAGGTCGAGGCTTTTCGTCGTCAATTATGCTGGCGAGAGTTTTCCTACTCCCTGCTTTTTCATGTGCCTGAGCTGCCGACTGAGAATTTTCGAAAGTCCTTTGACGCTTTTGCGTGGAAAAACGACCCGACCCAGCTGGCGCGCTGGCAGCAGGGCAGAACCGGGTTTCCGCTGGTGGACGCGGGGATGCGCGAGTTGTGGGAAACGGGCACCATGCACAATCGCGTGCGCATGATCGCGGCGTCCTTTTTGGTCAAGAATCTCCAGATCGACTGGCGCCTCGGCGCCGCCTGGTTCTGGGATTGCCTGGTCGACGCCGACCTGGCCAATAATAGCGCGAGCTGGCAGTGGGTGGCGGGCTCGGGGACCGACGCCGCGCCGTATTTTCGCATCTTTAATCCCACCAGCCAGGCGAAGAAGTACGACCCCGATGGTCGCTATATTCGTCGGTTTATCCCGGAGTTAAAATCGCTCCCGAATAAATACCTTTTTAACCCTTGCTCCGCGCCGGAGTCCGTGCTGGAAGCAGCAAATGTGAGGCTCGGCAAAACCTACCCACGCCCCATGGTCGACCTGAAGCAGTCGCGTCAGCAGGCCCTTGATGCCTACCAATTAACTCGCTGA
- a CDS encoding alpha/beta fold hydrolase: MPKITTDDGVELAYRVIGDGERDLVLVHGWMVSGAVFDGLIEELNLPDYRIIVPDLRLAGESSGQASDFSLARQVEDVKAVADAAGADSFALIGHSMGGQVAQLFAATYPGRVDRLVVLSSVPASGAALDEETYAFFHASGGNREAQAGIFGQATLDLPEGALEKLCEDATKVPAEMIQKGLLAWTKGGFEDKLAQIDTPTLVVTSDDPFLPADFLKAAIADKIAGAQMAHIGGAGHYLQIERCAQTARVIEDFI, encoded by the coding sequence ATGCCGAAAATTACAACAGACGACGGAGTTGAGCTCGCCTATCGCGTCATTGGCGACGGTGAGCGCGATCTTGTGTTGGTGCATGGTTGGATGGTTTCTGGGGCGGTCTTTGATGGGCTGATCGAGGAGCTGAATTTGCCGGATTATCGCATCATCGTGCCAGACCTGCGGCTCGCCGGCGAATCTTCGGGGCAGGCCAGTGATTTCTCGTTAGCCCGCCAGGTTGAAGACGTGAAGGCGGTGGCGGACGCCGCGGGTGCCGATTCCTTTGCGCTCATTGGCCATAGCATGGGCGGGCAGGTCGCCCAGCTTTTCGCGGCGACTTATCCCGGGCGCGTCGACCGGCTGGTGGTGCTGAGTTCGGTGCCCGCCTCAGGCGCGGCGCTGGACGAGGAAACCTACGCGTTCTTTCATGCCTCGGGTGGCAATCGCGAGGCGCAGGCCGGCATCTTCGGCCAGGCGACCCTGGATCTTCCGGAAGGGGCGCTCGAGAAATTATGCGAAGACGCGACTAAGGTTCCCGCGGAGATGATCCAGAAGGGTCTGCTCGCCTGGACGAAGGGGGGCTTCGAAGACAAGCTCGCCCAGATCGACACGCCGACATTGGTGGTCACCAGCGACGATCCGTTCCTGCCAGCCGACTTTTTGAAGGCGGCGATCGCCGACAAGATTGCGGGCGCGCAGATGGCGCATATCGGCGGGGCTGGGCACTACCTTCAGATCGAGCGCTGCGCTCAGACCGCGCGCGTCATCGAGGATTTTATCTAA
- a CDS encoding alpha/beta fold hydrolase: protein MKNNAVVMGMLLAIGLAGLSGCDEAMGPDEAMGAEQESAAVQTAEQELFGHGCHDPDPSDNLHFARTTDQKCIGYRSYGTGYQTLILVHGWSVSGDVYDNFLTELDTSKYRVLVPDLRGTGASDRPATGYTLDNYQRDVLAVANHAFALRFVLVGHSMGGAIAQKIASERPGRVRGLVLMSPVPASGFPLPPDAYGLFHASANDPALQEIVFNISSVALSPADMAHLLASAASVEPVASQESLDAWTQADFADQLHRVRMPTLVMVSDDPFLTAPILQDLVVDPIGCNAELEYFPGSGHYLQVEDAPQTASIFEAFVDDLGWGRWNWCR, encoded by the coding sequence ATGAAAAATAATGCCGTAGTGATGGGAATGTTGCTCGCGATTGGATTGGCCGGGTTGAGCGGCTGCGATGAGGCAATGGGGCCTGATGAGGCAATGGGTGCCGAGCAAGAGAGCGCCGCGGTGCAGACCGCCGAGCAGGAACTTTTCGGTCATGGCTGTCATGACCCGGACCCGAGCGATAACCTGCATTTTGCGCGCACAACCGACCAGAAGTGCATCGGGTATCGCTCGTATGGCACCGGTTATCAGACCTTGATTCTGGTCCATGGTTGGAGCGTGTCGGGCGACGTCTACGATAATTTCCTCACGGAGTTGGACACCTCGAAATACCGCGTTTTGGTCCCGGATCTGCGCGGCACCGGCGCATCGGATCGACCGGCCACGGGATACACGCTCGACAATTACCAGCGTGATGTCTTGGCGGTTGCCAATCACGCGTTTGCGCTGCGCTTCGTGCTGGTCGGCCATAGCATGGGCGGTGCGATTGCCCAGAAGATCGCCTCGGAGCGGCCTGGACGCGTCCGCGGCCTGGTCTTGATGTCGCCGGTGCCCGCCTCGGGATTCCCGCTGCCGCCGGACGCCTACGGTCTCTTCCACGCATCGGCGAACGACCCGGCCTTGCAGGAAATCGTGTTCAATATTTCGTCGGTGGCCTTGAGCCCGGCCGACATGGCTCACTTGCTCGCCTCGGCCGCCTCGGTGGAGCCTGTGGCCAGCCAGGAGTCGCTCGACGCCTGGACCCAGGCCGACTTCGCCGACCAGTTGCACCGCGTGCGTATGCCGACCCTGGTCATGGTCTCCGACGACCCCTTCTTAACCGCGCCGATCCTTCAGGACCTGGTGGTCGACCCGATCGGCTGCAACGCTGAGTTGGAGTATTTCCCGGGCTCGGGTCACTACCTGCAGGTTGAAGACGCGCCGCAGACCGCCAGCATCTTCGAGGCCTTTGTTGATGACCTTGGCTGGGGTCGTTGGAATTGGTGTCGATAA